The following proteins are encoded in a genomic region of Ornithodoros turicata isolate Travis chromosome 6, ASM3712646v1, whole genome shotgun sequence:
- the LOC135398539 gene encoding uncharacterized protein LOC135398539: MVSFDVVSLFTNVPTALAVKVAEARLRDDSTLPTRTSLTVEDIIILLRFCLNQSHFSFRGQVYHQIEGCPMGSLVSVTMANLVMEYVEESAFQRFTHNIKFYRRYVDDTFVILNRNLLDEFHSTLNSIEPSIQFTCELEQENRLPFLDVSVRRLTTGLIQTSVYCKPCDTGNFLNFESYHPIEHKRSVVRTLLQRCEDFASCPEQRTSEEMIIKESLMKRGYPLRFFENTRKRMHEPRTRRKDDFRHGIVTIPYVKGVSESIRRALLPLKIKTAFKPCLKLRSLISKPKDHIPPESQTGVVYKVQCLGCEVSYIGETGRKRSTRLKEHERDVRNSTNATRSKTELTEHCWNTDHSFDYANAVTLAREQRWGPRKLLESWHLRGEPSVCNTNRGPLPEVFADLVK, from the coding sequence ATGGTCTCTTTTGATGTTGTCTCCCTTTTCACTAACGTCCCCACAGCGTTAGCAGTGAAAGTGGCTGAAGCACGACTACGTGACGACAGCACCCTTCCCACACGTACGTCTCTCACAGTGGAGGACATTATCATCCTGCTACGCTTCTGTCTGAACCAATCCCATTTTTCGTTTCGGGGGCAGGTCTACCATCAGATTGAAGGTTGTCCGATGGGCAGCCTGGTGTCCGTGACAATGGCTAATCTAGTCATGGAATATGTTGAAGAATCTGCCTTCCAACGATTTACCCACAACATCAAGTTCTACCGACGGTATGTCGACGACACTTTCGTGATCCTAAATCGCAACCTCCTAGACGAATTCCATTCGACCCTGAACAGCATTGAACCGTCCATTCAGTTCACTTGCGAACTTGAACAGGAGAACCGGCTCCCCTTCCTGGACGTGTCCGTACGCAGGCTCACCACCGGCCTGATTCAAACTTCCGTCTACTGCAAGCCCTGTGATACCGGTAATTTCCTAAatttcgaatcctaccatccgATTGAACACAAACGCAGTGTAGTGAGAACCCTGCTTCAACGCTGTGAAGATTTCGCTTCTTGCCCGGAACAACGTACGTCCGAGGAGATGATAATCAAGGAGTCACTCATGAAACGAGGATACCCGCTACGTTTCTTTGAgaacacacgaaaacgcatgcaCGAACCCAGGACCCGAAGGAAAGACGATTTCCGACACGGCATCGTCACCATCCCATACGTCAAAGGTGTATCAGAATCCATTCGGCGAGCCCTCCTCCCGTTAAAAATCAAGACTGCATTCAAGCCCTGCCTGAAACTTCGTTCACTGATTTCTAAGCCAAAAGACCATATTCCCCCTGAGTCCCAGACGGGTGTTGTGTATAAAGTACAGTGTCTCGGTTGCGAGGTGTCCTACATTGGAGAGACGGGCCGCAAGCGCagtacaagactaaaagagcacgaaCGAGATGTCCGCAACTCAACAAACGCAACGCGATCTAAGACAGAGCTCACCGAACATTGTTGGAACACAGATCACTCTTTTGACTATGCGAATGCTGTGACCTTAGCTAGGGAACAAAGGTGGGGCCCCAGGAAACTGCTTGAGTCATGGCACCTGCGAGGAGAACCttcagtgtgtaataccaatcgcGGCCCCCTCCCCGAAGTGTTCGCCGACCTGGTTAAGTAA